Proteins from a single region of Azospira inquinata:
- a CDS encoding DsbE family thiol:disulfide interchange protein: MNKFLWPLIGFVALLVLLAVGLNLDPREVPSPLVGKPAPDFSLPQLQAPGQQFSPKDMRGKVWLLNVWASWCVSCREEHPILVELARSGQVPLIGMDYKDQNPDALAWLKDRGDPYQLTAVDKDGRVGINYGVYGVPETYVIDKQGVIRYKQIGPVTPEALEKKILPLVKELNQ; the protein is encoded by the coding sequence ATGAATAAATTCCTCTGGCCCCTGATTGGTTTCGTCGCCCTCCTGGTGCTCCTGGCCGTGGGCCTCAACCTGGACCCCCGGGAAGTGCCCTCCCCCCTGGTGGGTAAGCCCGCCCCGGATTTCTCCCTGCCCCAACTCCAGGCCCCGGGCCAGCAGTTCAGCCCCAAGGACATGCGAGGCAAGGTCTGGCTCCTCAATGTGTGGGCCTCCTGGTGCGTCTCCTGCCGGGAAGAACACCCGATCCTGGTGGAACTGGCCCGCAGCGGTCAGGTGCCCCTGATCGGCATGGACTATAAGGACCAAAACCCGGACGCCCTGGCCTGGCTGAAGGACCGGGGGGACCCCTACCAGCTCACCGCCGTGGATAAGGATGGCCGGGTGGGTATCAATTACGGGGTGTATGGGGTGCCGGAAACCTATGTGATCGATAAACAGGGGGTGATCCGCTACAAGCAGATCGGCCCGGTGACCCCGGAAGCCCTGGAAAAGAAAATCCTGCCCCTGGTGAAGGAGTTGAACCAATGA
- a CDS encoding heme lyase CcmF/NrfE family subunit: MIPEIGHFALILAFCLALVQGILPLAGAHRGQVAWMALARPAARSQTLMVVVAFACLTIAFVQSDFSVVYVAENSNSLLPTAYKVAAVWGGHEGSLLLWSLMLSLWTLAVTFFSRQLPDAMVARVIGVLGLVAAGFLLFILTTSDPFLRLLPAVAEGRDLNPLLQDPGLVVHPPMLYMGYVGFSVAYAFAVAALLSGQLDAAWARWSRPWTLAAWIFLTLGICLGSGWAYYELGWGGWWFWDPVENASFMPWLVGTALIHSLAVTEKRGSFKNWTVMLAIGAFSLSLLGTFLVRSGVLTSVHAFATDPRRGIFILIFLALVIGVSLALFAWRAPKVGLGGRFGLVSRESLLLTNNVLLVVTCGTVLLGTLYPLIMDATGFGKISVGPPYFDAVFVPLMVPVAFLVAVGPFARWKAASIPELIRVLRWALVAAIIVGALVPLAYGRWSALVALGILLAAWILLGTLLNIYQRVQATRGQDSWVAALARQPRNFLGMHLAHLGVAAFIVGVSLVKGYEVESDVKMAEGDTTEVAGYQFKFQGIRTIQGPNYQAQQGEVEVFRNGTMVAQLRPEKRNYASSAMPMTEASIDAGLLRDVYVSLGEPIDKSQPEGAWAVRVYYKPFVDWIWAGCVLMALGGLVAISDRRYRNRRSPRTTA; this comes from the coding sequence ATGATTCCAGAAATTGGGCATTTCGCCCTGATCCTCGCTTTCTGCCTGGCCCTGGTGCAAGGCATCCTGCCCCTGGCGGGCGCCCATCGGGGCCAGGTGGCCTGGATGGCCCTGGCCCGTCCCGCCGCCCGGTCCCAGACCCTGATGGTGGTGGTGGCCTTCGCCTGCCTCACCATCGCCTTTGTGCAAAGCGACTTTTCCGTAGTCTATGTGGCGGAAAACTCCAATTCCCTCCTGCCCACGGCCTACAAGGTAGCGGCGGTGTGGGGCGGCCATGAAGGCTCCCTGCTGCTCTGGTCCCTCATGCTCTCCCTGTGGACCCTGGCCGTCACCTTCTTCTCCCGCCAGCTGCCGGACGCCATGGTGGCCCGGGTAATCGGGGTGCTGGGCCTGGTAGCCGCCGGCTTCCTGCTCTTCATCCTCACCACCTCCGACCCCTTCCTGCGCCTCTTGCCCGCCGTGGCGGAAGGCCGGGATTTGAATCCCCTGTTGCAGGACCCGGGGCTGGTGGTCCATCCCCCCATGCTTTACATGGGCTATGTGGGCTTTTCCGTGGCCTACGCCTTTGCCGTGGCCGCCCTCCTCTCCGGCCAGCTGGATGCGGCCTGGGCCCGCTGGTCCCGGCCCTGGACCCTGGCCGCCTGGATTTTCCTCACCCTGGGCATCTGCCTGGGCTCGGGCTGGGCCTACTATGAACTGGGCTGGGGCGGCTGGTGGTTCTGGGACCCGGTGGAAAACGCTTCCTTCATGCCCTGGCTGGTGGGCACGGCCCTGATCCACTCCCTGGCGGTGACGGAAAAACGGGGCAGCTTCAAGAACTGGACGGTGATGCTGGCCATCGGCGCCTTCTCCCTTTCCCTCCTGGGCACCTTCCTGGTCCGTTCCGGGGTGCTTACCTCGGTGCACGCCTTCGCCACCGATCCCCGGCGGGGCATCTTCATCCTCATTTTCCTGGCCCTGGTGATCGGCGTCTCCCTCGCCCTCTTCGCCTGGCGCGCCCCCAAGGTGGGCCTGGGGGGCCGCTTCGGTCTGGTGTCCCGGGAATCCCTGCTGCTCACCAACAATGTGCTGCTGGTGGTGACCTGCGGCACCGTGCTCCTGGGCACCCTCTACCCCCTGATTATGGACGCCACGGGCTTCGGCAAAATTTCTGTGGGCCCCCCCTACTTTGACGCCGTGTTCGTGCCCCTCATGGTGCCCGTGGCTTTCCTCGTTGCGGTGGGCCCCTTTGCCCGCTGGAAGGCCGCCAGCATTCCCGAACTAATCCGGGTGCTGCGCTGGGCCCTGGTGGCCGCCATTATCGTGGGGGCCCTGGTGCCCCTGGCCTATGGCCGCTGGTCCGCCCTGGTGGCCCTGGGCATTCTCCTGGCCGCCTGGATACTCCTGGGCACCCTGCTCAATATCTACCAACGGGTACAGGCCACCCGGGGGCAGGATAGCTGGGTGGCTGCCCTGGCCCGCCAGCCCCGTAATTTCCTGGGCATGCACCTGGCCCACCTGGGGGTAGCCGCCTTCATCGTGGGGGTCAGCCTGGTGAAGGGTTACGAGGTGGAAAGCGACGTGAAAATGGCCGAAGGCGATACCACGGAAGTGGCCGGCTACCAGTTCAAGTTCCAGGGCATCCGCACCATTCAAGGGCCCAACTACCAGGCCCAGCAGGGTGAGGTGGAAGTCTTCCGCAACGGCACCATGGTGGCCCAGCTGCGGCCGGAAAAACGCAATTACGCTTCCTCCGCCATGCCCATGACGGAAGCCTCCATTGACGCCGGTCTGCTCCGGGACGTGTATGTCTCCCTGGGCGAGCCCATCGACAAGTCCCAGCCGGAAGGGGCCTGGGCCGTGCGAGTCTATTACAAGCCCTTTGTGGATTGGATCTGGGCTGGCTGCGTGCTCATGGCCCTGGGCGGTCTGGTGGCCATCTCCGACCGGCGCTACCGGAACCGGCGTTCGCCCCGGACTACGGCTTGA
- the ccmE gene encoding cytochrome c maturation protein CcmE, whose amino-acid sequence MKTRHKRIVLIVAALAILGGATALVLNALNSNIALYISPTDVVAGKAPEGKAFRIGGLVEKGTLKREADGVTMSFIVTDTDKSIPVRYKGILPDLFQEGKGVVAQGKLENGVFVASEVLAKHDENYMPPEAKKAVDDAHARGAAKAAEKAAKDGAAPQGGKPQ is encoded by the coding sequence ATGAAGACCCGCCATAAACGCATTGTTCTGATCGTGGCCGCCCTGGCCATTCTGGGGGGCGCCACCGCCCTGGTACTGAACGCCTTAAACAGCAATATCGCCCTCTACATTTCCCCCACCGACGTGGTGGCGGGCAAGGCCCCGGAAGGCAAGGCCTTCCGCATCGGCGGTCTGGTGGAAAAGGGCACCCTGAAACGGGAAGCAGACGGAGTGACCATGAGCTTCATCGTCACCGATACGGATAAATCCATCCCGGTGCGCTACAAGGGCATCCTTCCCGACCTGTTCCAAGAAGGTAAAGGGGTGGTGGCCCAGGGCAAGCTGGAAAACGGGGTGTTTGTTGCCTCGGAAGTCCTGGCCAAGCACGACGAAAACTACATGCCGCCGGAAGCCAAAAAAGCGGTGGATGACGCCCATGCCCGGGGCGCGGCCAAGGCGGCCGAAAAAGCCGCCAAAGACGGCGCCGCTCCCCAAGGTGGCAAGCCCCAATAA
- the ccmD gene encoding heme exporter protein CcmD has protein sequence MHWNSLNDFLAMGGYAGYVWGSFGATALMLIGEPLLLARRRRALTARLRRQLAAEAREQSGERTPE, from the coding sequence ATGCATTGGAACAGTCTCAATGATTTTCTCGCCATGGGGGGCTACGCCGGCTATGTCTGGGGCTCCTTCGGCGCCACCGCCCTGATGTTGATCGGCGAACCCCTGCTGCTGGCCCGGCGTCGCCGGGCCCTGACCGCCCGGTTGCGGCGCCAGCTGGCGGCGGAAGCCCGGGAACAGTCAGGGGAAAGGACTCCGGAATGA
- the ccmC gene encoding heme ABC transporter permease CcmC: MNNRLINWFKFSSPATFYPLAGRLIPYFAALAVVFGAWGLWLGLFVAPTDFQQGEGYRIIFVHVPASWMSMFIYLVMAFWAGLGLAFNTRLSGMMATALAPTGAFFAFLSLWTGALWGKPMWGTWWVWDARLTSELILLFLYIGFIALQSAIDDPRRADKAGAVLALVGVVNVPIIYFSVKWWNTLHQGASVSLTKSPSMAATMLWGMLLLALCFWMYTIAVVLARVRVIMLERERHTEWVRQLLLPRP; the protein is encoded by the coding sequence ATGAACAACCGACTGATCAACTGGTTCAAGTTCTCCTCCCCCGCCACCTTCTACCCCCTGGCGGGCCGGCTGATTCCCTATTTCGCCGCCCTGGCCGTGGTGTTCGGCGCCTGGGGGCTGTGGCTGGGCCTGTTCGTCGCCCCCACGGACTTCCAGCAGGGGGAAGGCTACCGGATCATTTTTGTGCACGTGCCCGCCTCCTGGATGAGCATGTTCATCTATCTGGTCATGGCCTTCTGGGCCGGGCTGGGTCTGGCCTTCAATACCCGGCTGTCGGGCATGATGGCCACCGCCCTGGCGCCGACCGGCGCCTTTTTCGCCTTTCTCTCCCTGTGGACCGGCGCCCTCTGGGGCAAGCCCATGTGGGGCACCTGGTGGGTGTGGGACGCCCGGCTCACCTCGGAACTGATCCTGCTCTTCCTCTACATCGGCTTTATCGCCCTCCAGTCCGCCATTGACGACCCGCGCCGGGCGGACAAGGCCGGGGCCGTGCTGGCCCTGGTAGGGGTAGTCAATGTGCCCATCATCTATTTCTCGGTGAAATGGTGGAACACCCTGCACCAGGGCGCTTCCGTCTCCCTCACCAAGTCCCCCTCCATGGCCGCCACCATGCTCTGGGGCATGCTGCTCCTGGCCCTGTGCTTCTGGATGTACACCATTGCGGTGGTCCTGGCCCGGGTGCGGGTCATCATGCTGGAACGGGAACGGCACACGGAGTGGGTGCGGCAACTGCTGCTGCCCCGGCCTTAA
- the ccmB gene encoding heme exporter protein CcmB, producing MLNIVFTVIARDLKLALRRQADLVSALFFFIIVVSLFPLGIGPEMDLLRKLAPGVLWVAALLATQLTLPRLFGDDYRDGTLEQLVLTPQPLTLVVLGKTLAHWLTTGLPLTLLAPVLGLQFDLSGEALEILTLALLLGTPALSAIGAIGAALTLGLRGGGVLVSLLVLPLYIPVLIFGAGAVDAAVTGLGPQAHLSLLGAILGGSLVLAPWASAAALRISLE from the coding sequence ATGCTGAACATCGTCTTCACCGTCATCGCCCGGGATCTGAAGCTCGCCCTGCGGCGCCAGGCCGATCTGGTCTCCGCCCTGTTTTTCTTCATTATCGTGGTCAGCCTCTTCCCCCTGGGTATTGGTCCGGAAATGGACCTGCTGCGCAAGCTGGCCCCCGGGGTACTGTGGGTCGCCGCCCTGCTGGCCACCCAGCTCACCCTGCCCCGCCTGTTCGGGGACGATTACCGGGACGGCACCCTGGAACAGCTGGTGCTCACGCCCCAGCCCCTGACCCTGGTGGTGCTGGGCAAAACCCTGGCCCACTGGCTCACCACCGGCCTGCCCCTGACCCTGCTGGCCCCGGTCCTGGGGCTCCAGTTCGATCTTTCCGGGGAGGCCCTGGAAATCCTCACCCTGGCCCTGCTCCTGGGCACCCCGGCCCTTTCCGCCATCGGTGCCATCGGCGCGGCCCTCACCCTGGGCCTGCGGGGCGGCGGGGTGCTGGTATCCCTGCTGGTCCTTCCCCTGTATATTCCCGTGCTGATTTTCGGCGCCGGTGCCGTGGATGCAGCGGTGACGGGCCTGGGGCCCCAAGCCCACCTGTCCCTCCTCGGCGCCATCCTGGGGGGGAGCCTGGTACTGGCCCCCTGGGCCAGCGCCGCCGCCCTGCGCATTTCCCTGGAGTAG
- the ccmA gene encoding cytochrome c biogenesis heme-transporting ATPase CcmA, protein MLEASQLECVRGDRRLFAGVDFRVDAGELLYLQGRNGAGKTSLLRMIVGLAQPAAGEIRWRGEPVRQLAEDYRAELCYLGHHNAIKEELTPLENLLSGARLAGVRLTEEEALDALARVGLGGREDLQAKYLSQGQKRRVGLARLIHDRHALWVLDEPFVALDVAAVDMVAGLIGGHLQRGGLAVMTTHQAVDIPAGAVRSLTLGAPC, encoded by the coding sequence ATGCTGGAAGCCTCCCAATTGGAATGTGTGCGCGGCGACCGACGCCTGTTCGCCGGCGTGGATTTCCGCGTGGACGCCGGGGAACTGCTCTATCTCCAGGGCCGTAACGGGGCGGGCAAGACCAGCCTGCTGCGCATGATCGTGGGTCTGGCCCAGCCCGCCGCCGGGGAAATCCGCTGGCGGGGCGAACCGGTGCGCCAGCTGGCCGAGGATTACCGGGCCGAGCTGTGCTACCTGGGCCACCACAACGCCATCAAGGAAGAACTCACCCCCCTGGAAAACCTCCTTTCCGGCGCCCGCCTGGCGGGGGTCCGCCTGACGGAAGAGGAAGCCCTGGATGCCCTGGCCCGGGTGGGTTTGGGAGGACGGGAAGATTTGCAGGCCAAATACCTGTCCCAGGGCCAGAAGCGCCGGGTCGGGCTGGCCCGCCTGATCCACGACCGGCACGCCCTGTGGGTGCTGGACGAGCCCTTTGTGGCCCTGGACGTGGCGGCGGTGGACATGGTGGCCGGGCTTATCGGCGGCCACCTGCAACGGGGCGGACTGGCGGTGATGACCACCCACCAGGCGGTGGATATTCCCGCCGGAGCGGTGCGCAGCCTGACCCTGGGGGCCCCATGCTGA
- a CDS encoding HD domain-containing protein, translating to MAANMEALAAFLVEADKLKGVTRAGYLCTGERHENSAEHSWHLALGLVTLARELDLPLDLPKALTMALIHDLCEIDAGDTPVYSQRADQHQAEARGVARLAGFGLKFGPELQALWQEYEAQESREARWVKVLDRLLPFLSNLATQGRSWQDWSVRRSQVLARNQVIAQQAPEIYAWLVQRLDECVAQGWLLPDEENTVTRDFFAHKAAAFDQGGHRTDNVANIARAIQAAVPLAPAMHLLDFGSGTGLLLEALAPQVGRFTAIDQSAAMNAQLERKRAALPCALTLVAADLEGDWSAVLAPEEGGDAGFDGVVSSMTLHHIRDVPALLAKLHGVTRPGGFLAVADLDTEDGSFHQEDTGVFHTGFDRDWLAKAARDAGFLQVAVTDASVVHKPQGDYPVFLLTARR from the coding sequence ATGGCAGCGAATATGGAAGCCCTGGCCGCCTTTCTGGTGGAGGCGGACAAGCTCAAAGGGGTGACCCGGGCCGGGTACCTGTGCACCGGGGAGCGCCACGAAAATTCGGCGGAACACAGCTGGCATCTGGCCCTGGGCCTGGTGACCCTGGCCCGGGAACTGGACCTGCCCCTGGACTTACCCAAGGCCCTGACCATGGCCCTGATCCACGACCTGTGCGAGATCGACGCCGGGGACACGCCGGTGTACAGCCAGCGGGCCGACCAGCATCAGGCGGAAGCCCGGGGCGTGGCCCGGCTGGCCGGTTTCGGCCTGAAATTCGGCCCGGAACTCCAGGCCCTGTGGCAGGAATACGAAGCCCAGGAAAGCCGGGAGGCCCGCTGGGTCAAGGTGCTGGACCGGCTCCTGCCCTTTCTCAGCAATCTCGCCACCCAGGGCCGTTCCTGGCAGGACTGGTCCGTACGTCGCTCCCAGGTGCTGGCCCGCAATCAGGTGATTGCCCAGCAGGCCCCGGAAATTTACGCCTGGTTGGTGCAACGTCTGGACGAGTGTGTTGCCCAAGGCTGGTTGTTACCCGATGAGGAAAATACCGTGACCCGAGACTTTTTCGCCCACAAAGCCGCCGCCTTCGACCAGGGCGGCCATCGCACGGACAACGTGGCCAACATCGCCCGGGCCATCCAGGCCGCCGTGCCCCTGGCCCCCGCCATGCATCTCCTGGATTTCGGCTCCGGCACCGGCCTGCTTCTGGAAGCCCTGGCGCCCCAGGTGGGCCGCTTTACCGCCATTGACCAGTCCGCTGCCATGAACGCCCAGCTGGAGCGAAAACGGGCCGCCCTGCCCTGCGCCCTCACCCTGGTGGCGGCAGACCTGGAAGGGGACTGGTCCGCCGTCCTGGCGCCGGAGGAGGGGGGCGACGCCGGTTTTGACGGGGTAGTTTCCTCCATGACCCTGCACCACATCCGGGACGTGCCCGCCCTGCTGGCCAAGCTCCATGGGGTTACCCGCCCCGGCGGTTTCCTCGCCGTGGCCGACCTGGATACGGAAGACGGCAGCTTCCACCAGGAAGATACGGGGGTGTTCCACACCGGCTTCGACCGGGACTGGCTGGCCAAGGCCGCCCGGGACGCGGGCTTCCTCCAGGTGGCGGTGACGGACGCCAGCGTGGTGCACAAACCCCAGGGGGACTACCCGGTGTTCCTGCTCACCGCTCGGCGTTAG
- a CDS encoding nickel-dependent hydrogenase large subunit: MTSSLPENRLELALAWGDGAITGARVAAGRPLAARLLNGRPVGEALALVPRLFSLCGTAQGVAARVALEAALGLRPRPDERHQRLVGLWREVVGEHLWRLALDWPRWFGTGPRLNDFPVWRCHLLQGQALEGAALPVWADFREGAAALPALAPSPVQPLPGMDLGEWADFLLPVWLAGGWEEVAAAPALSEGAVETGPLARLLGGSEDGAAAQEIRQLWDQGRRPAARLAARCAELTRLAAQAPDQGLPPDWVGGANLGSGTGLARVETARGPLLHILQVKDERILHYGIIAPTEWNFHPQGAFITDVTGLQAPDREAARHLAEGLALSLDPCVEWSLTWDEGGEAPRGGRHA, translated from the coding sequence GTGACTTCTTCCTTGCCTGAAAATCGATTGGAACTGGCCCTGGCCTGGGGGGACGGTGCCATTACCGGCGCCCGGGTGGCCGCCGGACGGCCCCTGGCGGCCCGCCTGCTTAACGGGCGGCCCGTGGGAGAGGCCCTGGCCCTGGTGCCCCGGCTCTTCAGCCTGTGCGGCACGGCCCAGGGGGTGGCGGCCCGGGTGGCCCTGGAAGCGGCCCTGGGCCTGCGTCCCCGTCCTGATGAACGGCATCAGCGGCTGGTGGGCCTGTGGCGGGAAGTGGTGGGGGAACACCTGTGGCGGCTGGCCCTGGATTGGCCCCGTTGGTTCGGCACCGGGCCTAGGCTGAATGATTTTCCCGTCTGGCGCTGCCATCTGCTCCAGGGCCAGGCCCTGGAGGGGGCGGCCCTGCCCGTCTGGGCAGATTTTCGGGAAGGGGCGGCGGCCCTGCCCGCCCTGGCGCCCTCTCCGGTCCAGCCCCTGCCCGGGATGGATCTGGGGGAATGGGCGGACTTTCTCCTGCCCGTGTGGCTGGCAGGGGGCTGGGAAGAGGTGGCGGCGGCCCCGGCCTTGTCCGAGGGGGCGGTGGAAACCGGCCCCCTGGCCCGCCTTCTGGGCGGTTCGGAGGACGGGGCGGCAGCCCAGGAAATCCGCCAGTTGTGGGACCAAGGCCGCCGTCCGGCGGCCCGGCTGGCGGCCCGCTGCGCCGAACTTACCCGACTGGCGGCCCAGGCCCCGGATCAGGGCCTGCCCCCGGACTGGGTGGGAGGCGCCAACCTGGGGTCGGGCACGGGTCTGGCCCGGGTGGAAACGGCCCGGGGGCCCCTGCTGCACATTTTGCAGGTGAAGGACGAGCGCATTCTCCACTACGGCATCATCGCCCCCACGGAATGGAATTTTCATCCCCAGGGGGCCTTCATCACGGACGTAACGGGCCTTCAGGCGCCGGACCGGGAGGCTGCCCGCCATCTGGCGGAAGGTCTGGCCCTGTCCCTGGACCCCTGCGTGGAGTGGTCCCTGACCTGGGATGAGGGCGGGGAAGCTCCCCGGGGAGGCCGCCATGCATGA
- the hypA gene encoding hydrogenase maturation nickel metallochaperone HypA, whose translation MHEMSLAEGVLQIVEDAAKGPQGFARVKAVVLEIGRLSSVEPEAMAFCFEAVSKGTVADGARLEIVEVPGRGLCLNCGQEVALDQVYDPCPACGGYPVQPISGTEMRVRELEVDD comes from the coding sequence ATGCATGAAATGTCCCTGGCGGAAGGGGTGTTGCAGATCGTGGAAGACGCGGCCAAGGGTCCCCAGGGCTTTGCCCGGGTCAAGGCGGTGGTGCTGGAAATCGGCCGCCTTTCCTCCGTGGAGCCCGAGGCCATGGCCTTCTGCTTTGAGGCGGTGAGCAAGGGCACGGTGGCGGACGGGGCCCGGCTGGAAATCGTGGAGGTGCCGGGCCGGGGCCTGTGCCTCAATTGCGGCCAGGAAGTGGCCCTGGATCAGGTGTACGACCCCTGTCCCGCCTGCGGCGGCTATCCGGTTCAACCCATCAGCGGCACGGAAATGCGGGTGCGGGAACTGGAAGTGGATGACTGA
- the hypB gene encoding hydrogenase nickel incorporation protein HypB, with amino-acid sequence MCTTCGCGEGEARIEGEALHPHDHSHPHTHGDDPHWHVHADGTAHSHAPSPEVAEQAHDHDHGHSHEHDHGHDHAHSHDHSHGEGQLNYGSGPAGAHAPGMSQSRMVQIEKDILSKNDAYAARNRQQLGEKGVLALNLVSSPGSGKTTLLCRTVEALRGKVPVAVVEGDQQTSFDADRIRATGAPALQINTGKGCHLDAHMVGHALEQLKVAEDSLLLVENVGNLVCPAAFDLGEAAKVVILSVTEGEDKPLKYPDMFRAAQLMLLSKCDLLPHLQFDADQAEAYARRVNPQLEVIRLSSTTGEGFGDWLAWIEGALAKAKGQRQATVAGLKARIAQLEAQLAAQGDAPSAPTASR; translated from the coding sequence ATGTGCACCACTTGCGGTTGCGGTGAGGGCGAAGCCCGGATTGAAGGCGAGGCCCTCCACCCCCACGATCATTCCCACCCCCATACCCACGGGGATGATCCCCATTGGCACGTCCATGCAGACGGCACGGCCCACAGCCACGCTCCCTCGCCGGAGGTGGCGGAACAGGCCCACGATCATGACCACGGTCACAGCCATGAGCACGATCACGGCCACGACCATGCCCACAGCCATGACCATTCCCATGGCGAAGGCCAGCTCAATTACGGCAGCGGCCCGGCGGGGGCCCACGCCCCGGGGATGAGCCAGTCCCGCATGGTGCAGATCGAAAAGGACATCCTTTCCAAGAACGATGCCTATGCGGCCCGCAACCGGCAGCAGCTGGGGGAAAAGGGGGTGCTGGCCCTGAATTTGGTGTCCAGCCCGGGTTCGGGCAAGACCACCCTGCTCTGCCGCACCGTGGAAGCCTTGCGGGGCAAGGTGCCGGTGGCGGTGGTGGAAGGGGATCAGCAGACCAGTTTCGACGCGGACCGTATCCGGGCCACCGGAGCCCCGGCCTTGCAGATCAATACGGGCAAGGGCTGCCACCTGGACGCCCACATGGTGGGCCATGCCCTGGAACAGCTGAAGGTGGCGGAGGATAGCCTGCTGCTGGTGGAAAACGTGGGCAATCTGGTCTGTCCCGCCGCCTTTGACCTGGGGGAAGCGGCCAAGGTGGTGATCCTTTCCGTCACGGAAGGGGAGGACAAGCCCCTCAAATATCCGGACATGTTCCGGGCCGCCCAGCTCATGCTCCTTTCCAAATGCGACCTGCTGCCCCATCTCCAGTTTGATGCGGATCAGGCGGAAGCCTATGCCCGCCGGGTCAATCCCCAGTTGGAAGTGATCCGTCTTTCCAGCACCACCGGGGAAGGTTTCGGGGACTGGCTGGCCTGGATCGAAGGGGCCCTGGCGAAGGCCAAGGGCCAGCGCCAGGCTACGGTGGCCGGGCTCAAGGCCCGCATCGCCCAGCTGGAGGCCCAACTGGCCGCCCAGGGGGATGCCCCGTCTGCGCCCACGGCCTCCCGGTGA